In Lactuca sativa cultivar Salinas chromosome 5, Lsat_Salinas_v11, whole genome shotgun sequence, the DNA window CCATAGGTATCTCTTTTTATTTGAAgatgtggtgggtggtggtggtgtaggAGATGCTCACATTTAAAGGGAAAGATGAAACATGAAATGGTAGCAAGAAAGGGAAAAAGGTAAGAGGAAAGGGGtggggggtgggggtggggtgttttttgtttaataaccataataatcaataatcaataaattaaaaaataaattcttaagagaaaaatagtcttttttatAGTTGTTACTTGTTAGGGAACAATGAATAAGAAAAACATATCACAAGGACTATtatttaagtaaaaaaaaaaaaaaaaataaaataaaataaaaaaaacgaactctttttctctctcttttttccaGCGACCGATCCTCACACCTCcggctcctccttcatagccgcACCTCCGTCCACCGGTTTCCCCAACCGCCGCCGTCTTCCACAGGTAAGAGAAATCCGTTCTTTCCTTGAAATCAGATGCCGATTTCTTCTGATATTGGATAATTATTCGAtttatccaattttttttttaagttccCAAACACCTGTCCACGAGGACAAGCCACTTAAACGCACACCCTTTCGCAAGCCCTAACCTTAAACCCTCGACTCGGACCGAAGGATGACGACGTAGGAACGAGAACGACGGTGGAAACAAGTTTTCGCGAATCTAATTTATAGGGCTCGTCGTCTTCCTGAAAATTCGTTGTTTTTCCATAAGATTCTCTGTTTTTGGTTTTGGCATAACAGTGAGAAGATGATGTGTTACTTCTGTTCGTCTTTGCCAAACGTATCTTGTTCTAACATGTTGGCTGGAAGTAGCTCCCAAAGCTACCTGACACCGAAGaccatattttcaaaattttctaaaacATTTGGATTTGATGCTCCTCTGTCCCAAATTTTTGCATGTAAATAACCAAATTTCACATATGTAAACTTTTCCTCTTTCATCCCCTTCATGTTCTTGCTAATTCCCCCTTTTCTAGCCCTAATTTACATTTCTATGTCTATTTTTGTGTTTTCTTTCATCAATTTTGGATTCTTTGTGCAGttgaaagaatatatatatgcatgcagcAGTCATTTGGTGGTATAATAAGGAGACAACAACACTTGATCAGGTGTTTGTTAGGCGATTACTGCAATAAAGACACCTTTTTTTTGGTAAATAAGGGCACAAGAATGCAATCTGTGATGATTGGTGGACCCCATTTAGAAGTTGATGCTCTCAGTATTTTGAGGTCAATTTCTCCTCCCCTTGATCCAACTAAGCATAAAGGCCAAGCTGGTGAGCTTCATTTTCAAATTCATCAGATGCTAAATCATACATTTTGATATTTCTTATTTAAATATTGACAATCTTTTCAATTTAATCAGGCAAAATAGCTGTTATAGGTGGTTGTCGTGAGTACACTGGTGCCCCATATTTTGCTGCTATTTCAGCTCTCAAAATTGTTAGTTTCTCTTTCTCCATACTTCATTTCTCTTACTTTGGACAATAATATTAAATGTAAGAAATAACAATTTACTTACATTCATTtgtttattatacacttttatttcttcctattacattacctaattataattataatacacaaataaatgaaagtaggttgctatttcttgTAAATATTTATTCAGGGTGCAGATTTATCACATGTGTTTTGTACTAAAGATGCTGCTCCAGTAATAAAAGGGTATAGTCCTGAGTTAATTGTACATCCTTTGTTAGAGGAATCTTACAATATAAGGTCAgttaatttaattttataatttataatattatatataagttTCTTATGTGATTAATTATTTAAAGATATACTATAAACAGGGAGGAGGAAAAAACATCAATCTCAAAAAAAGTTCTTGATGAAGTTGACAAGTGGATGGAAAGGTTTGACTGCCTTGTGATTGGTCCAGGGCTCGGAAGAGATCCATTTCTTCtggtttgtaatttttttttttaaaattatttatttaagatTTAAGATTTAAGATATAATGTTTGAAGGATTGTGTAAGTGATATCATGAGGCATGCTAGGCGAAGCAATGTTCCCATGGTCATTGATGGGGTAAGAATTGTGAGGTAGTTATTTGGTGTGATGGAATGGAATCGTGAATTCCATTGGaataatggaatggaatggaatggaaaggAATGAAACTTTGTTGAAGGAATGTGACTCGTTCCATTTTGTTACCTTTCACATCTTTCTATCATTGAATGAGAAGAATTACAATATaattcaatttttatttttataaataaaaagttCGGtagttataattaaataatatataaaatagagtcaaaagttaaaaaactaTACATTTTACTTACGGAATGTAATAACTCATTCCATTCCTTTattattccattccattccaaccAAAAAAAATACTTGTtcagatatttatttatttattttgatttgatttttgtggatgatattatatatataggatgg includes these proteins:
- the LOC111900451 gene encoding ATP-dependent (S)-NAD(P)H-hydrate dehydratase isoform X1 encodes the protein MMCYFCSSLPNVSCSNMLAGSSSQSYLTPKTIFSKFSKTFGFDAPLSQIFAFERIYICMQQSFGGIIRRQQHLIRCLLGDYCNKDTFFLVNKGTRMQSVMIGGPHLEVDALSILRSISPPLDPTKHKGQAGKIAVIGGCREYTGAPYFAAISALKIGADLSHVFCTKDAAPVIKGYSPELIVHPLLEESYNIREEEKTSISKKVLDEVDKWMERFDCLVIGPGLGRDPFLLDCVSDIMRHARRSNVPMVIDGDGLFLVTNCVDLVKGYPLAVLTPNVNEYKRLVNKVLNCEVNDQDGPQQLLSLAKSIGGVTILRKGQSDYISDGEAVRSVSIYGSPRRCGGQGDILSGSVAVYVAWARELVSKGKVDANPTMLGCIAGSTLMRKAASVAFEDKKRSTLTTDIIECLGRSLEAICPVG
- the LOC111900451 gene encoding ATP-dependent (S)-NAD(P)H-hydrate dehydratase isoform X2; protein product: MMCYFCSSLPNVSCSNMLAGSSSQSYLTPKTIFSKFSKTFGFDAPLSQIFAFERIYICMQQSFGGIIRRQQHLIRCLLGDYCNKDTFFLVNKGTRMQSVMIGGPHLEVDALSILRSISPPLDPTKHKGQAGKIAVIGGCREYTGAPYFAAISALKIGADLSHVFCTKDAAPVIKGYSPELIVHPLLEESYNIREEEKTSISKKVLDEVDKWMERFDCLVIGPGLGRDPFLLDGLFLVTNCVDLVKGYPLAVLTPNVNEYKRLVNKVLNCEVNDQDGPQQLLSLAKSIGGVTILRKGQSDYISDGEAVRSVSIYGSPRRCGGQGDILSGSVAVYVAWARELVSKGKVDANPTMLGCIAGSTLMRKAASVAFEDKKRSTLTTDIIECLGRSLEAICPVG
- the LOC111900451 gene encoding ATP-dependent (S)-NAD(P)H-hydrate dehydratase isoform X3, translating into MQQSFGGIIRRQQHLIRCLLGDYCNKDTFFLVNKGTRMQSVMIGGPHLEVDALSILRSISPPLDPTKHKGQAGKIAVIGGCREYTGAPYFAAISALKIGADLSHVFCTKDAAPVIKGYSPELIVHPLLEESYNIREEEKTSISKKVLDEVDKWMERFDCLVIGPGLGRDPFLLDCVSDIMRHARRSNVPMVIDGDGLFLVTNCVDLVKGYPLAVLTPNVNEYKRLVNKVLNCEVNDQDGPQQLLSLAKSIGGVTILRKGQSDYISDGEAVRSVSIYGSPRRCGGQGDILSGSVAVYVAWARELVSKGKVDANPTMLGCIAGSTLMRKAASVAFEDKKRSTLTTDIIECLGRSLEAICPVG